In one window of Pseudomonas chlororaphis subsp. chlororaphis DNA:
- a CDS encoding GMC family oxidoreductase: protein MPVPDLFREGLARGWKTYNGAQLQEDLTLEADVAIIGSGAGGGTTAEILSAAGYKVLLIEEGPLKTSDDFKMLEDQAYASLYQEGIGRMSKDGAITILQGRAVGGTTLINWTSSFRTPEPTLEHWAKEHDVKGHSPAEMAPWFAKMEQRLGIAPWVMPPNANNDVIRIGCEKLGYSWHVIPRNVRGCWNLGYCGMGCPTNAKQSMMVTTIPATLEKGGELLYLARAERLQIKGDRVENLLCLAMDERCVAPTGRTIKVKARHYVLAGGGINSPALLLRSDAADPHKRLGKRTFLHLVNFSAGQFDQVINPFYGAPQSIYSDHFQWLDGTTGKMSYKLEVPPLQPALAATLLGGFGPQSALNMQQLPHTHAMLALLRDGFHPDSSGGSVELRGDGSPVLDYQVSDYAWDGVRRAFHSMAQIQFAGGAKAVMPMHSDARYVKTLAEAKTLIDGLNLALYRTRLGSAHVMGGCAMGEDPKNAVTDSLGRHHQLANLSIHDGSLFPTSIGANPQLSVYGLTAQLATALAERLKSG, encoded by the coding sequence ATGCCTGTACCCGATCTGTTTCGCGAAGGCCTGGCCCGAGGCTGGAAAACCTACAACGGCGCGCAATTGCAGGAGGACCTGACCCTCGAAGCGGATGTCGCCATCATCGGCAGCGGCGCGGGCGGCGGCACCACCGCCGAGATCCTCAGCGCCGCCGGCTACAAGGTGCTGCTGATCGAGGAAGGGCCACTCAAGACCAGCGACGACTTCAAGATGCTCGAGGACCAGGCCTACGCCAGCCTCTATCAGGAAGGCATCGGCCGCATGAGCAAGGATGGCGCCATCACCATCCTGCAAGGCCGCGCGGTCGGCGGCACCACCCTGATCAACTGGACGTCCAGCTTCCGTACCCCTGAGCCGACCCTGGAGCACTGGGCCAAGGAGCACGACGTCAAGGGCCACAGCCCGGCCGAGATGGCCCCCTGGTTCGCGAAGATGGAGCAACGCCTGGGGATCGCCCCGTGGGTCATGCCGCCCAACGCCAACAACGACGTGATCAGGATCGGCTGCGAGAAACTCGGCTACAGCTGGCACGTGATCCCACGCAACGTGCGCGGCTGCTGGAACCTCGGCTATTGCGGCATGGGCTGCCCGACCAACGCCAAGCAGTCGATGATGGTCACCACCATTCCCGCGACCCTGGAGAAAGGCGGCGAGCTGCTGTACCTGGCCCGCGCCGAGCGCCTGCAGATCAAGGGCGACCGGGTCGAAAACCTGCTCTGCCTGGCCATGGACGAGCGCTGCGTGGCGCCCACCGGGCGCACCATCAAGGTCAAGGCCCGGCACTATGTGCTGGCCGGTGGCGGGATCAACAGCCCGGCCCTGCTGCTGCGCTCCGACGCGGCCGACCCGCACAAGCGCCTGGGCAAACGCACCTTCCTGCATCTGGTGAATTTTTCCGCCGGGCAGTTCGACCAGGTGATCAACCCCTTTTACGGGGCGCCGCAGTCGATCTACTCCGATCATTTCCAGTGGCTGGACGGCACCACCGGCAAAATGTCCTACAAGCTCGAGGTGCCGCCGCTGCAACCGGCGCTGGCCGCCACCCTGCTCGGCGGTTTCGGCCCGCAGAGCGCCCTGAACATGCAGCAGTTGCCCCATACCCACGCCATGCTCGCGCTGCTGCGCGACGGTTTTCACCCGGACAGCAGCGGCGGCAGTGTGGAACTGCGCGGCGACGGCTCGCCGGTGCTCGACTACCAGGTCTCGGACTACGCCTGGGACGGCGTGCGGCGGGCCTTTCACAGCATGGCGCAGATCCAGTTCGCCGGCGGCGCCAAGGCGGTCATGCCGATGCACAGCGATGCCCGCTACGTGAAGACCCTGGCCGAGGCCAAGACCCTGATCGACGGCCTGAACCTTGCGCTGTACCGCACCCGCCTGGGCAGCGCCCATGTGATGGGCGGTTGCGCCATGGGCGAAGACCCGAAGAACGCTGTCACCGACAGCCTGGGCCGGCATCACCAGTTGGCCAATCTGTCGATCCACGACGGTTCGCTGTTCCCCACCAGCATCGGCGCCAACCCGCAATTGTCGGTCTACGGCCTGACCGCGCAACTGGCCACGGCCCTGGCCGAACGGCTGAAAAGCGGGTGA
- the mutM gene encoding bifunctional DNA-formamidopyrimidine glycosylase/DNA-(apurinic or apyrimidinic site) lyase: protein MPELPEVETTRRGIAPHLEGQRVSRVIVRERRLRWPIPEDLDVRLSGQQIVKVERRAKYLLINAEVGTLISHLGMSGNLRLVEVGLPAAKHEHVDIELESGLALRYTDPRRFGAMLWSLDPLNHELLIRLGPEPLTDLFDGERLYQLSRGRSMAVKPFIMDNAVVVGVGNIYATEALFAAGIDPRREAKGISRARYLKLAIEIKRILAAAIERGGTTLRDFIGGDGQPGYFQQELFVYGRGGEHCKVCGTGLREIKLGQRASVYCPKCQS from the coding sequence ATGCCTGAATTACCGGAAGTCGAAACCACCCGGCGCGGTATCGCGCCGCACCTGGAAGGGCAGCGCGTCAGCCGCGTGATCGTGCGCGAGCGGCGCTTGCGCTGGCCGATTCCGGAGGACCTCGATGTGCGCCTGTCCGGCCAGCAGATCGTCAAGGTCGAGCGCCGCGCCAAGTACCTGCTGATCAATGCCGAAGTCGGCACCCTGATCAGTCACCTGGGCATGTCGGGCAACCTGCGCCTGGTGGAGGTCGGCTTGCCGGCGGCCAAGCACGAGCACGTCGACATCGAGCTGGAGTCCGGCCTGGCCCTGCGCTACACCGACCCGCGGCGCTTTGGCGCGATGCTCTGGAGCCTGGACCCGCTCAACCACGAACTGCTGATCCGCCTGGGGCCGGAGCCGCTGACCGACCTGTTCGACGGCGAGCGCCTGTATCAGCTGTCGCGGGGACGTTCGATGGCGGTCAAGCCGTTCATCATGGACAACGCGGTGGTGGTGGGGGTGGGCAACATCTATGCGACCGAAGCGCTGTTCGCCGCCGGCATCGATCCGCGTCGCGAAGCCAAGGGGATTTCCCGGGCGCGCTACCTGAAGCTGGCGATCGAGATCAAGCGCATCCTGGCCGCGGCCATCGAGCGCGGCGGCACCACCCTGCGCGACTTTATCGGCGGCGACGGGCAGCCGGGCTATTTCCAGCAGGAATTGTTCGTCTACGGGCGCGGCGGGGAACACTGCAAGGTCTGTGGCACGGGGCTGCGGGAGATCAAGCTGGGGCAGCGTGCGAGCGTGTATTGCCCTAAATGCCAGAGCTGA
- the ilvD gene encoding dihydroxy-acid dehydratase — MPDYRSKTSTHGRNMAGARALWRATGMKDDDFKKPIIAIANSFTQFVPGHVHLKDLGQLVAREIERAGGVAKEFNTIAVDDGIAMGHDGMLYSLPSREIIADSVEYMVNAHCADAIVCISNCDKITPGMLMAALRLNIPVIFVSGGPMEAGKTKLAAHGLDLVDAMVIAADSSASDEKVAEYERSACPTCGSCSGMFTANSMNCLTEALGLALPGNGSTLATHSDREQLFLQAGRTIVELCKRYYGDNDESVLPRNIANFKAFENAMMLDIAMGGSTNTILHLLAAAQEAEIDFDLRDIDRLSRSVPQLCKVAPNIQKYHMEDVHRAGGIFSILGSLARGGLLHTDLPTVHSRSMEEAIAKWDITQTNDEAVHHFFKAGPAGIPTQTAFSQSTRWETLDDDRENGCIRSVEHAYSKEGGLAVLYGNIALDGCVVKTAGVDESIHVFEGNAKIFESQDSAVRGILADEVKEGDIVIIRYEGPKGGPGMQEMLYPTSYLKSKGLGKACALLTDGRFSGGTSGLSIGHASPEAAAGGAIGLVQDGDKVLIDIPNRSINLLVSDEELAARRVEQDKKGWKPVEKRPRKVTTALKAYALLATSADKGAVRNKAMLDGL; from the coding sequence ATGCCTGATTACCGCTCGAAAACATCCACCCACGGCCGCAACATGGCCGGCGCCCGCGCGCTGTGGCGCGCCACGGGGATGAAAGATGACGACTTCAAGAAGCCGATCATCGCCATTGCCAACTCCTTCACCCAGTTCGTCCCGGGCCACGTGCACCTCAAGGACCTGGGCCAGCTGGTCGCCCGCGAAATCGAACGCGCCGGCGGCGTGGCCAAGGAATTCAATACCATCGCCGTGGATGACGGCATCGCCATGGGCCACGACGGCATGCTGTATTCGCTGCCAAGCCGCGAGATCATCGCCGACTCCGTGGAGTACATGGTCAACGCCCACTGCGCCGACGCCATCGTCTGCATCTCCAACTGCGACAAGATCACCCCCGGCATGCTGATGGCCGCCCTGCGCCTGAACATCCCGGTGATCTTCGTTTCCGGCGGCCCGATGGAAGCCGGCAAGACCAAGCTCGCCGCCCACGGCCTCGACCTGGTCGACGCCATGGTGATCGCCGCCGACTCCAGCGCTTCTGACGAGAAGGTCGCCGAGTACGAACGCAGCGCCTGCCCGACCTGCGGTTCCTGCTCCGGCATGTTCACCGCCAACTCGATGAACTGCCTGACCGAGGCCCTGGGCCTGGCCCTGCCGGGCAACGGTTCGACCCTGGCCACTCACAGCGACCGCGAACAGCTGTTCCTGCAGGCCGGGCGGACCATCGTCGAGCTGTGCAAGCGCTACTACGGCGACAACGACGAGTCGGTGCTGCCGCGCAACATCGCCAACTTCAAGGCGTTCGAGAACGCCATGATGCTCGACATCGCCATGGGCGGTTCGACCAACACCATCCTGCACCTGCTGGCCGCCGCCCAGGAAGCCGAAATCGATTTCGACCTGCGCGACATCGACCGCCTGTCCCGCAGCGTGCCGCAACTGTGCAAGGTGGCGCCGAACATCCAGAAGTACCACATGGAAGACGTGCACCGTGCCGGCGGCATCTTCAGCATCCTCGGCTCCCTGGCGCGCGGCGGCCTGCTGCACACCGACCTGCCGACCGTGCACAGCCGCAGCATGGAAGAAGCCATCGCCAAGTGGGACATTACCCAGACCAACGACGAAGCGGTGCATCACTTCTTCAAGGCGGGCCCGGCCGGTATCCCGACCCAGACCGCGTTCAGCCAGTCGACCCGTTGGGAAACCCTCGACGACGACCGTGAAAACGGCTGCATCCGCAGCGTCGAACATGCCTACTCGAAAGAAGGCGGCCTGGCCGTGCTGTACGGCAACATCGCCCTGGACGGCTGCGTGGTGAAGACCGCCGGCGTCGACGAGTCGATCCACGTCTTCGAAGGTAACGCGAAGATCTTCGAAAGCCAGGACAGCGCGGTGCGCGGCATCCTCGCCGACGAAGTGAAGGAAGGCGACATCGTCATCATTCGCTACGAAGGTCCGAAAGGCGGCCCGGGCATGCAGGAAATGCTCTACCCGACCTCCTACCTGAAGTCCAAGGGCCTGGGCAAAGCCTGCGCCCTGCTGACCGACGGCCGCTTCTCCGGCGGCACCTCGGGCCTGTCCATCGGCCATGCTTCGCCAGAGGCAGCAGCGGGCGGCGCCATCGGCCTGGTACAGGACGGCGACAAGGTGCTGATCGACATTCCGAACCGCTCGATCAACCTGTTGGTCAGCGACGAAGAACTGGCTGCCCGCCGCGTCGAGCAGGACAAGAAAGGCTGGAAGCCGGTGGAAAAACGCCCACGCAAGGTGACCACCGCCCTGAAGGCCTATGCCCTGCTGGCCACCAGCGCCGACAAGGGCGCGGTGCGCAACAAGGCGATGCTCGACGGTCTGTGA
- the coaD gene encoding pantetheine-phosphate adenylyltransferase, whose product MNRVLYPGTFDPITKGHGDLVERASRLFDHVIIAVAASPKKNPLFPLEQRVELAREVTKHLPNVEVVGFSTLLAHFAKEQNANVFLRGLRAVSDFEYEFQLANMNRQLAPDVESLFLTPSERYSFISSTLVREIAALGGDISKFVHPAVADALTLRFKK is encoded by the coding sequence ATGAACCGAGTGTTGTACCCAGGTACCTTCGACCCTATTACCAAGGGCCATGGCGATCTGGTCGAACGCGCCTCGCGCCTGTTCGATCATGTGATCATCGCCGTCGCCGCCAGCCCGAAGAAAAACCCGCTTTTTCCCCTGGAACAGCGTGTGGAACTGGCTCGCGAGGTCACCAAGCATCTGCCGAACGTTGAAGTCGTCGGTTTTTCCACGCTGCTGGCGCATTTCGCCAAGGAGCAGAACGCCAATGTCTTCCTGCGGGGGCTGCGGGCGGTTTCGGACTTCGAATACGAATTCCAGCTGGCCAACATGAACCGCCAACTGGCGCCGGACGTGGAAAGCCTGTTCCTCACACCGTCGGAGCGTTATTCGTTCATTTCCTCGACCCTGGTCCGGGAAATCGCGGCATTGGGCGGCGATATCAGCAAGTTCGTGCATCCGGCCGTGGCCGACGCCCTGACCCTGCGCTTCAAGAAATAA
- a CDS encoding L-cystine transporter — MNLPLILNLLVFLALLLGLAQTRHTTWSLAKKVLLALVLGVVFGVALHGIYGAGNPVLKTSIGWFDLVGNGYVQLLQMIVIPLVFASILSAVARLHNASSLGRISFLTIGTLLFTTAIAALIGIALTNLFGLTAEGLVAGTQEMARLQVIQSDYAGKVADLNIPQLLLSFIPQNPFADLARAKPTSIISVVIFAAFLGVAALQLLKDDADKGQKVVNAIDTLQAWVTRLVRLVMKLTPYGVLALMTKVVASSNLQDIIKLGSFVVVSYIGLGLMFVVHGLLVSLAGINPLRFFRKVWPVLTFAFTSRSSAASIPLSIEAQTSRLGIPQSIASFAASFGATIGQNGCAGLYPAMLAVMVAPTVGIDPLDPLWIATLVAIVTLSSAGVAGVGGGATFAALIVLPAMGLPVSLVALLISVEPLIDMGRTALNVSGSMTAGAITSQIMQQTDKQKLDADEHAELAQA, encoded by the coding sequence ATGAACCTGCCGCTGATCCTCAACCTGCTGGTGTTCCTCGCCTTGCTGCTGGGCCTGGCACAAACCCGTCATACCACCTGGAGCCTGGCCAAGAAGGTCCTGCTGGCACTGGTGCTGGGCGTGGTTTTCGGTGTTGCCCTGCACGGCATCTACGGTGCCGGCAACCCCGTCCTGAAAACCTCCATCGGCTGGTTCGACCTGGTGGGCAACGGTTATGTGCAATTGCTGCAGATGATCGTGATCCCGCTGGTGTTCGCCTCGATCCTCAGTGCCGTGGCGCGCCTGCACAATGCCTCGTCCCTGGGCAGGATCAGCTTCCTGACCATCGGCACCCTGCTGTTCACCACCGCCATCGCCGCGCTGATCGGCATCGCCCTGACCAACCTGTTCGGCCTGACCGCCGAAGGGCTGGTGGCCGGGACCCAGGAAATGGCCCGCCTGCAGGTGATCCAGAGCGATTACGCGGGCAAGGTCGCCGACCTGAATATCCCGCAACTGCTACTGTCGTTCATTCCGCAGAACCCCTTCGCCGACCTGGCCCGGGCCAAGCCGACCTCGATCATCAGCGTGGTGATCTTCGCCGCCTTCCTCGGCGTCGCCGCCCTGCAGCTGCTCAAGGACGACGCCGACAAGGGCCAGAAAGTGGTCAACGCCATCGACACCCTGCAAGCCTGGGTCACCCGCCTGGTACGCCTGGTGATGAAGCTGACCCCTTACGGCGTGCTGGCGCTGATGACCAAGGTGGTCGCCAGCTCCAACCTGCAGGACATCATCAAGCTCGGCAGTTTCGTGGTGGTGTCGTACATCGGCCTGGGCCTGATGTTCGTGGTCCACGGCCTGCTCGTTTCGCTGGCCGGGATCAACCCGCTGCGCTTCTTCCGCAAGGTCTGGCCGGTGCTGACCTTCGCCTTCACCAGCCGCTCCAGCGCCGCGAGCATCCCGCTGAGCATCGAGGCACAGACCAGCCGCCTGGGCATTCCGCAGTCCATCGCCAGCTTCGCCGCCTCGTTCGGCGCGACCATCGGCCAGAACGGCTGCGCCGGCCTGTACCCGGCCATGCTGGCGGTCATGGTGGCCCCGACCGTGGGCATCGACCCGCTGGACCCGCTGTGGATCGCGACCCTGGTGGCGATAGTAACCTTGAGTTCGGCCGGTGTGGCCGGGGTAGGCGGTGGCGCGACGTTCGCCGCGCTGATCGTGCTGCCGGCCATGGGCTTGCCGGTGTCCCTGGTGGCGCTGCTGATTTCCGTGGAGCCGCTGATCGACATGGGCCGCACCGCGCTGAACGTCAGCGGTTCGATGACCGCCGGGGCGATCACCAGCCAGATCATGCAGCAGACCGACAAGCAAAAGCTCGATGCCGATGAGCATGCGGAGCTGGCGCAGGCTTGA
- a CDS encoding HDOD domain-containing protein produces the protein MPPQPQIMVDLQMEQYMPDPDLEVIARLISQDPGLSGALLKIVNSPYYGLSNKIASIQRAVNLLGSRSIINLINAQSIKGEMSDETIVTLNRFWDTAQDVAMTCLTLAKRTGSQAVDEAYALGLFHDCGVPLMLKRFPDYMTVLEEAYASAGPENRVVDTENRAFNTNHAVVGYYTAKSWRLPEHVTNAIANHHNALAIFSDESSRNSQLKNLLAILKMAEHICASYRVLGNQVDDHEWNSIGHLILDYVGLSDYDFENLKETVRELGAH, from the coding sequence GTGCCGCCCCAACCGCAGATCATGGTGGATTTGCAGATGGAGCAGTACATGCCCGACCCTGACCTGGAAGTGATCGCGCGGCTGATCTCCCAGGACCCGGGCCTTTCCGGCGCCCTGCTGAAAATCGTCAACTCGCCGTATTACGGGCTGAGCAACAAGATCGCCTCGATCCAGCGCGCGGTGAACCTGCTGGGCAGCCGTTCGATCATCAACCTGATCAACGCGCAGTCGATCAAGGGCGAGATGAGCGACGAAACCATCGTCACCCTCAACCGCTTCTGGGACACCGCCCAGGATGTGGCGATGACTTGCCTGACCCTGGCCAAGCGCACCGGCTCGCAAGCGGTCGACGAGGCTTATGCCCTGGGCCTGTTCCACGATTGCGGCGTGCCGCTGATGCTCAAGCGCTTCCCCGACTACATGACAGTGCTGGAAGAGGCCTACGCCAGCGCGGGCCCCGAGAACCGCGTGGTGGATACGGAAAACCGTGCGTTCAATACCAACCACGCGGTGGTCGGTTACTACACGGCCAAGTCCTGGCGCCTGCCGGAGCACGTGACCAATGCCATCGCCAATCACCACAACGCCCTGGCGATCTTCAGCGACGAGTCGTCGCGCAACAGCCAGCTGAAGAACCTGCTGGCGATCCTGAAAATGGCCGAGCATATCTGCGCGTCCTACCGGGTGCTGGGCAATCAGGTCGATGATCATGAATGGAACAGCATCGGCCATCTGATCCTCGATTACGTCGGCCTGTCCGACTACGACTTCGAGAACCTCAAGGAAACCGTGCGCGAACTGGGCGCGCACTGA
- a CDS encoding HAD family hydrolase: MKLAPKFLVAALCLGLAGQVLATDLQHWPADQAKQLDAMIAANANKGNYAVFDMDNTSYRYDLEESLLPFMENKGLITRETLDPSLKLMPFKDTAEHKESLFSYYYRLCEIDDMVCYPWVAQVFSGFTLKELKGYVDELMASGKPVPATYFEGDVVKSTEINPPKIFTGQKELYNKLMENGIEVYVMTAASEELVRMVASDPKYGYNVKPQNVIGVTTLLKDRKTGELTTARKQITAGKYDEKANLGLELTPYLWTPATWMAGKHAAILTYIDEWKKPVLVGGDTPTSDGYMLFHGVDVAKGGIHLWVNRKDKYMAQINGMMAKHAAAQAKEGLPVTADKNWVIVKPEDIQ, encoded by the coding sequence ATGAAACTCGCTCCGAAATTTCTGGTTGCCGCACTCTGCCTGGGCCTTGCCGGCCAGGTTCTCGCCACCGACTTGCAGCACTGGCCCGCGGACCAGGCCAAGCAACTGGACGCGATGATCGCGGCCAACGCCAACAAGGGTAACTACGCGGTGTTCGACATGGACAACACCAGTTACCGCTACGACCTGGAAGAGTCGCTGCTGCCGTTCATGGAGAACAAGGGCCTGATCACCCGCGAGACCCTCGACCCCTCCCTGAAGCTGATGCCGTTCAAGGACACCGCCGAGCACAAGGAAAGCCTGTTCAGCTATTACTACCGCCTCTGTGAAATCGACGACATGGTCTGCTACCCCTGGGTGGCGCAGGTATTCTCCGGATTCACCCTCAAGGAACTCAAGGGCTATGTCGACGAATTGATGGCCTCGGGCAAGCCGGTGCCGGCCACCTATTTCGAAGGCGACGTGGTCAAGAGCACCGAGATCAATCCGCCGAAAATCTTCACCGGCCAGAAAGAGCTGTACAACAAGCTGATGGAGAACGGTATCGAGGTCTACGTGATGACCGCCGCCTCCGAGGAACTGGTGCGCATGGTCGCGTCCGATCCGAAGTACGGCTACAACGTCAAGCCGCAGAACGTCATCGGCGTGACCACCCTGCTCAAGGACCGCAAGACCGGAGAGCTGACCACCGCGCGCAAGCAGATCACCGCCGGCAAGTATGACGAGAAGGCCAATCTCGGCCTGGAACTGACCCCTTACCTGTGGACCCCGGCGACCTGGATGGCCGGCAAGCACGCAGCGATCCTGACCTACATCGACGAGTGGAAAAAACCGGTGCTGGTGGGCGGCGACACCCCGACCAGCGATGGCTACATGCTGTTCCACGGTGTCGATGTGGCCAAGGGCGGCATCCACCTCTGGGTCAACCGCAAGGACAAGTACATGGCCCAGATCAACGGCATGATGGCCAAGCACGCCGCGGCCCAGGCCAAGGAAGGGCTGCCGGTGACGGCGGACAAGAACTGGGTGATCGTCAAGCCGGAGGACATTCAGTAA
- a CDS encoding dihydrofolate reductase, producing the protein MKKSLPLSLIAALGENRVIGVDNSMPWHLPGDFKYFKATTLGKPIIMGRKTWDSLGRPLPGRLNIVVSRQADLRLEGAEVYPSLEAAVARAEQWALEQGVTELMLIGGAQLYAQGLEQADRLYLTRVALSPEGDAWFPEFDQQQWKLVSDVPNPAEGDKPAYSFEVWERV; encoded by the coding sequence ATGAAAAAATCTCTCCCTCTCAGCCTGATCGCGGCCCTCGGTGAAAATCGCGTGATCGGCGTCGACAACAGCATGCCCTGGCACTTGCCGGGGGATTTCAAATACTTCAAGGCCACCACCCTGGGCAAGCCGATCATCATGGGTCGCAAGACCTGGGATTCGCTGGGGCGTCCGCTGCCGGGGCGGCTGAATATAGTGGTCAGTCGCCAGGCCGACCTGCGGCTCGAAGGCGCCGAGGTGTACCCGTCGCTGGAAGCCGCGGTGGCGCGTGCCGAGCAGTGGGCGCTGGAACAGGGTGTTACCGAGCTGATGCTGATCGGCGGTGCGCAGCTGTATGCCCAGGGCCTGGAGCAGGCCGATCGCCTGTACCTGACGCGAGTGGCGCTGAGCCCGGAGGGCGATGCGTGGTTTCCGGAGTTCGATCAGCAGCAGTGGAAACTGGTGTCTGACGTGCCGAACCCGGCGGAAGGCGACAAGCCGGCCTACAGCTTCGAAGTCTGGGAAAGGGTTTAG
- a CDS encoding YfhL family 4Fe-4S dicluster ferredoxin, which translates to MSLIITDDCINCDVCEPECPNAAISQGEEIYVIDPNLCTQCVGHYDEPQCQQVCPVDCIPLDEAHPETEEELMAKYRKITGKA; encoded by the coding sequence ATGTCCCTGATCATCACCGACGATTGCATCAACTGCGACGTCTGCGAACCCGAGTGCCCGAACGCCGCGATTTCTCAAGGCGAAGAGATCTACGTGATCGACCCGAACCTGTGCACCCAATGCGTCGGCCACTATGACGAGCCGCAATGCCAGCAGGTCTGCCCGGTGGATTGCATCCCGCTGGACGAGGCCCACCCGGAAACCGAAGAAGAGTTGATGGCCAAGTACCGGAAGATCACCGGCAAGGCATAA
- a CDS encoding class I SAM-dependent rRNA methyltransferase, with translation MSLPSLRLKANADRRLRAGHLWVYSNEIDVAATPLHGFKAGDQAVLEAAGGKPLGVVAMSPNNLICARLLSRDAKLALDKSLLVHRLNVALSLRERLFDKPFYRLVYGDSDLLPGLVVDRFGDILVVQLASATMEQHKDDVIAALVQVLKPSGILFKNDSAARDAEGLNRYVETVFGLVPEWVALEENGVKFEAPVMEGQKTGWFYDHRMNRARLAPYAKGKRVLDLFSYIGGWGVQAGAFGASEVFCVDASGFALDGVERNAALNGIAEKVTCIEGDVFEALKELKAAEERFDVIVADPPAFIKRKKDLKNGEGAYRRLNEQAMRLLSKDGILVSASCSMHLPEDDLQNILLTSARHLDRNIQLLERGGQGPDHPVHPAIPETRYIKSITCRLLPNS, from the coding sequence ATGTCCCTGCCAAGCCTGCGCCTCAAAGCCAACGCCGATCGCCGCCTGCGCGCCGGCCACCTGTGGGTCTACAGCAACGAAATCGATGTAGCCGCCACCCCACTCCACGGCTTCAAGGCAGGCGACCAGGCAGTGCTGGAAGCCGCCGGCGGCAAGCCGCTGGGCGTCGTCGCCATGAGCCCGAACAACCTGATCTGCGCCCGCCTGCTGTCGCGCGACGCCAAGCTGGCGCTGGACAAGTCGCTGCTGGTACACCGCCTGAACGTGGCCCTGTCGCTGCGCGAGCGCCTGTTCGACAAGCCGTTCTACCGCCTGGTGTACGGCGACTCCGACCTGCTGCCGGGCCTGGTGGTCGACCGTTTCGGCGACATCCTCGTCGTGCAGCTGGCTTCGGCGACCATGGAACAGCACAAGGACGACGTGATCGCCGCCCTGGTCCAGGTCCTCAAGCCAAGCGGCATCCTGTTCAAGAACGACTCCGCCGCGCGTGATGCCGAAGGCCTCAACCGCTACGTGGAAACCGTGTTCGGCCTGGTGCCGGAGTGGGTCGCCCTGGAAGAGAACGGCGTGAAGTTCGAGGCCCCGGTGATGGAAGGCCAGAAGACCGGCTGGTTCTACGACCACCGCATGAACCGCGCCCGCCTGGCGCCTTACGCCAAGGGCAAGCGCGTACTGGACCTGTTCAGCTACATCGGCGGCTGGGGTGTACAGGCCGGCGCCTTCGGTGCCAGCGAAGTGTTCTGCGTCGATGCCTCGGGTTTCGCCCTTGACGGTGTCGAGCGCAACGCCGCGCTCAACGGCATCGCCGAGAAAGTCACCTGCATCGAAGGCGACGTGTTCGAAGCCCTGAAAGAGCTCAAGGCCGCCGAAGAACGTTTCGACGTGATCGTGGCCGACCCGCCGGCCTTCATCAAACGCAAGAAAGACCTGAAGAACGGCGAAGGCGCCTACCGCCGCCTGAACGAACAGGCCATGCGCCTGCTCAGCAAGGACGGCATCCTGGTCAGCGCTTCGTGCTCGATGCACCTGCCCGAAGACGACCTGCAGAACATCCTGCTCACCAGCGCCCGCCACCTGGACCGCAATATCCAACTGCTGGAACGCGGCGGCCAGGGCCCGGACCATCCGGTACACCCGGCCATCCCGGAAACCCGCTACATCAAGAGCATCACCTGCCGCCTGCTGCCTAACAGCTGA